From one Ignavibacteria bacterium genomic stretch:
- a CDS encoding tetratricopeptide repeat protein produces the protein MQRLRYGVVFLLCIQASGLVAQDRTISRDSSPRQNPAFAKGMAYQISGRHADAILEFQDALHADSSALVLSAISRSYLQLGKLDHALQYAEQAIRNDATSKESWEILAETFIAKGLYEKGVQAYEQILSLHPTERQLFTFGRLLEPTNAKRASEIYELLVRSSPNADIYLRLSKLYKRQGLTQRRISVLEKANQLDRGNPGIISDLIQAYMQAGRFEEAMALAQDGGTTLQEYDGYDRWMCLLRTIYDDSDIVQQMQSELPAVLDKTIALRPNSYNCLLTAGTIALRSNNAQQAEVLLQMAARQSSPYNRFDVILHIGDLCLRMQQPMLASQFLRSNLNETSNPRADMLLGDIRFALHDTVGAITHYTNAVTSNPSLVDAWIQLGILHDLHGDDAQSDAAYRNALALNPRQPVAANNYAFSLVNRGRGLDTAEHLSWTALQAQPGNAAFLDTYAWVMYKSGKMEKAYQYIMLAIQRDGTAMHYEHLGHILNALGNPVGAVEAWETALQMEPQRLYLRRLIDTYR, from the coding sequence ATGCAACGCTTACGTTATGGTGTGGTCTTTTTGTTATGCATACAGGCGTCAGGTCTGGTAGCACAGGACCGTACCATTAGCCGTGATTCCAGCCCGCGACAAAACCCAGCCTTTGCCAAGGGGATGGCGTATCAGATCAGCGGGCGTCATGCAGATGCCATTCTCGAATTCCAGGATGCGCTACATGCCGACTCATCGGCTCTGGTGCTTAGTGCCATTTCACGGTCGTACCTGCAACTCGGCAAACTGGATCACGCACTTCAGTATGCAGAGCAGGCAATACGGAATGACGCAACCTCGAAGGAGTCATGGGAGATTCTCGCTGAGACATTTATTGCAAAGGGGCTTTACGAAAAGGGTGTCCAGGCCTATGAGCAGATTCTTAGCCTACATCCAACCGAACGGCAGCTGTTTACATTTGGGCGTCTGCTTGAACCAACCAATGCGAAGCGGGCATCAGAAATCTATGAACTTCTGGTGCGTAGCAGTCCCAATGCTGATATTTATCTTCGGTTATCAAAACTGTACAAGAGACAGGGACTGACTCAGCGGAGAATATCAGTTCTTGAAAAAGCTAACCAGCTCGACCGTGGAAACCCAGGCATCATTTCCGACCTGATACAGGCATACATGCAGGCCGGACGGTTTGAAGAAGCAATGGCTCTAGCTCAGGATGGTGGTACGACCTTGCAGGAATACGATGGTTATGACCGCTGGATGTGCTTGTTGCGTACGATCTATGATGATAGTGATATTGTGCAGCAAATGCAATCCGAGTTGCCTGCAGTACTGGATAAAACCATCGCTCTCCGTCCAAACTCTTATAATTGTTTATTAACAGCCGGAACGATTGCATTACGATCTAACAATGCTCAGCAAGCTGAGGTTTTGCTTCAGATGGCAGCCCGCCAAAGCAGTCCCTACAATCGTTTTGACGTTATTCTGCACATTGGTGACCTTTGTCTTCGAATGCAGCAGCCGATGCTGGCATCGCAGTTTCTCCGTTCAAACCTGAACGAAACATCAAACCCAAGAGCAGATATGTTGTTGGGAGATATTCGTTTTGCGTTGCATGATACAGTGGGTGCAATAACACATTATACCAATGCCGTAACCTCTAACCCTTCGTTGGTTGATGCCTGGATTCAACTGGGGATACTCCATGATTTGCATGGTGATGATGCTCAAAGTGATGCAGCATACAGGAATGCACTGGCGCTTAATCCACGTCAGCCGGTAGCAGCCAACAACTATGCATTTTCGCTGGTGAATCGGGGCCGTGGGTTGGATACTGCAGAGCACTTATCATGGACGGCCCTGCAGGCGCAGCCCGGGAATGCCGCATTTCTTGATACCTATGCTTGGGTAATGTATAAATCCGGGAAAATGGAAAAAGCGTATCAGTACATTATGTTAGCCATTCAGCGCGACGGAACAGCAATGCATTATGAACATCTGGGCCATATTTTAAATGCACTTGGCAACCCGGTTGGAGCTGTAGAGGCATGGGAAACTGCCCTTCAAATGGAGCCTCAGAGGTTATACCTCCGACGTCTGATTGATACATATCGTTAA
- the rpmB gene encoding 50S ribosomal protein L28: MARRCEITGVGVLTGNNVSHANNRTRRRFLPNLQKKRIWVPEEGRWVTVKITASTLKTIDKVGYTALKKKLAK; the protein is encoded by the coding sequence ATGGCTCGCCGCTGTGAAATAACAGGCGTTGGCGTACTAACTGGTAACAACGTATCACACGCTAACAACAGAACGCGTCGCCGATTTCTGCCGAATCTTCAAAAGAAACGTATTTGGGTACCTGAAGAAGGTCGCTGGGTAACAGTAAAGATTACTGCCAGCACACTCAAAACTATTGACAAGGTTGGATATACAGCCTTAAAGAAGAAGCTGGCTAAGTAA
- the uvrA gene encoding excinuclease ABC subunit UvrA → MSIPENPKTHIVIRGARVNNLQNLDISIPRNSLTVISGLSGSGKSSLAFDTLYAEGQRRFVESLSAYARQFLDRMNKPDVDSISGLPPAVAIEQRVFARNPRSTVGTTTEIYDYLRLLYGRIGTVVDKDTGEIIRKDTPESVCACLVQDHLGKKLYILVPVTTISLGSAKQKEHLVAGGYTRIVFGETAEIADIEEWDEDHNSEETVYLLIDRLILGNDSDSISRVTESMETAFRLGNGKCMVRVLTADGDHTQIVDHFYSTRFENAKTGTVYVEPEPRLFSFNNPYGACPVCQGFGRSVGIDENLVFPDKQLTIRRGAILPFRGDAFGVHLRTLLSVAAREGIPVNVPVNELTPEQYSKVMDGAGSYIGVLGFFKMLEEKSYKTHYRVMLSRFRGYTKCRACGGSRLRTAARQVFIGGLSIPDVVKLTLEEARKHFDGLAITPYQREIVGLVLEELQRRLKLLCDIGLEYLTLDRLTHTLSGGESQRINLATSLGSSLVGTLYVLDEPSIGLHQRDTAKLVSILNRMRDLGNTVVVVEHDPDIIRSADHIIDIGPGAGEHGGKVVFQGSYAQLLNSDTLTSDYLTGKKTTRAKRSVRKGSGKKIIVRQPRHNNLKADLIELPLGKLTVVTGVSGSGKSSLVNNVIYNGICRVFGGTTGEVGKVSGIEGLAEIAGIEMVDQSPIGRSSRSTPATYTKVFDHIRETFAATQISRQLGWRAGHFSFNVAGGRCEVCQGEGRVTIEMQFLPDIELPCEACNGTRYKKEVLQVLYRGKSIIDVLNMTVNEALQHFSDVPKVVHRLTILRDVGLGYIKLGQPATHLSGGEAQRLKLASFLDVSHSGHTLFVFDEPTTGLHLHDISFLLSAFDALVDSGNTVVIVEHNLHVIAAADHIIDLGPEGGVHGGRVVATGTPKQVAKVTGSYTGQALRAYYSASTVQSAV, encoded by the coding sequence ATGTCGATACCAGAGAACCCAAAAACACACATTGTAATCCGTGGTGCCAGAGTTAACAATTTACAGAATTTGGATATCAGTATCCCGCGAAATTCGCTGACGGTAATTTCCGGTTTGAGCGGATCCGGTAAATCATCACTTGCATTCGACACGTTATATGCCGAAGGGCAGCGCCGGTTTGTTGAAAGTCTGAGTGCCTATGCCAGGCAATTTTTGGATCGTATGAATAAACCCGATGTTGATTCGATTTCAGGTTTACCACCGGCAGTGGCGATAGAGCAACGTGTGTTTGCGCGTAATCCGCGCTCCACCGTAGGCACCACCACAGAGATCTATGATTATTTGAGGTTGCTGTACGGACGTATCGGTACCGTAGTTGATAAAGATACTGGTGAGATTATTCGGAAGGATACTCCCGAAAGTGTCTGTGCTTGTCTGGTTCAGGATCACCTGGGAAAGAAACTCTACATCCTGGTCCCGGTAACCACCATCAGCCTGGGCTCAGCTAAGCAGAAAGAGCACCTTGTAGCCGGTGGATACACGAGAATTGTATTTGGCGAAACTGCCGAGATAGCAGATATTGAGGAATGGGACGAAGATCACAATTCAGAAGAGACTGTTTATCTGCTCATTGACCGCTTGATTCTGGGTAACGACAGCGATTCCATCTCCCGGGTAACGGAATCAATGGAAACAGCATTCCGTTTGGGGAATGGCAAATGCATGGTAAGGGTTCTTACTGCTGACGGTGATCATACACAAATTGTGGATCATTTTTACTCGACCCGTTTTGAAAATGCGAAGACAGGCACTGTGTATGTTGAACCGGAACCGAGACTGTTTTCATTCAATAATCCGTATGGAGCGTGTCCGGTATGTCAGGGGTTCGGACGTAGTGTTGGAATCGACGAGAACCTTGTGTTTCCAGACAAACAGCTCACCATTCGGCGTGGTGCAATTCTGCCGTTCAGAGGTGATGCATTTGGTGTTCACTTGCGAACTCTTCTCTCGGTTGCTGCACGGGAAGGCATACCGGTAAACGTACCGGTGAATGAACTTACTCCTGAGCAATACAGTAAGGTCATGGACGGTGCAGGTTCCTATATCGGTGTTCTCGGCTTTTTTAAAATGCTCGAAGAAAAGTCGTACAAAACCCATTACAGAGTCATGTTGAGTCGTTTTCGCGGCTACACAAAATGCAGGGCTTGTGGCGGATCACGGCTGCGGACGGCAGCCAGGCAGGTTTTTATTGGCGGGCTAAGCATCCCTGATGTTGTGAAGCTCACTCTAGAGGAGGCACGTAAGCATTTCGATGGTTTAGCCATCACACCGTACCAGAGAGAAATTGTTGGTCTTGTTCTGGAAGAGCTCCAGCGTCGGCTTAAACTACTTTGTGATATTGGACTTGAATATCTAACACTTGACAGGCTAACACATACTCTTTCGGGAGGCGAAAGCCAGCGAATCAATTTGGCAACATCGCTTGGGTCTTCGCTTGTTGGTACACTGTATGTTCTTGATGAACCAAGTATCGGCTTGCATCAGCGCGATACAGCTAAACTCGTTTCGATATTAAATCGGATGCGAGATCTTGGCAATACGGTCGTAGTCGTAGAGCATGATCCTGACATCATTCGCTCTGCAGACCATATCATTGATATCGGACCAGGCGCAGGCGAACATGGAGGCAAGGTTGTTTTTCAGGGCAGCTACGCGCAGCTATTGAACTCTGACACGTTAACGTCCGACTACCTCACGGGCAAGAAAACAACACGTGCAAAACGATCGGTCCGAAAAGGGAGCGGTAAAAAAATTATCGTACGCCAGCCGAGGCATAACAACCTGAAAGCTGATCTGATTGAGTTGCCCCTCGGTAAATTGACTGTTGTTACCGGCGTAAGCGGCTCGGGGAAGAGCTCGCTGGTAAATAACGTAATTTACAATGGAATCTGTCGTGTTTTTGGTGGAACAACAGGGGAGGTTGGTAAGGTATCTGGTATTGAAGGTCTGGCTGAAATTGCAGGCATCGAAATGGTTGACCAGAGTCCGATCGGCAGAAGCTCTCGCAGCACACCCGCAACATATACAAAGGTATTCGATCATATCAGGGAAACATTTGCAGCTACTCAGATTTCGCGGCAATTAGGCTGGCGAGCGGGGCACTTTTCGTTTAACGTAGCCGGTGGACGATGCGAGGTGTGTCAGGGTGAGGGGAGAGTGACGATCGAGATGCAGTTTTTACCCGACATTGAGCTGCCGTGCGAAGCTTGTAATGGTACGCGGTATAAGAAAGAAGTCCTCCAGGTTCTTTACAGGGGAAAATCAATCATCGATGTTCTAAACATGACGGTGAACGAAGCACTTCAACATTTTTCAGACGTCCCCAAGGTAGTTCATCGCCTTACCATTCTTCGTGATGTCGGGCTTGGCTATATCAAACTGGGACAGCCGGCTACACATCTCTCCGGTGGAGAGGCACAACGGTTAAAACTGGCTTCGTTTCTTGATGTATCGCACAGCGGACATACCTTATTTGTTTTTGATGAACCCACCACGGGCTTGCATCTTCACGATATCTCGTTTTTGCTTTCGGCATTTGATGCCCTGGTAGATTCAGGAAATACCGTCGTTATTGTTGAACATAACCTACATGTGATTGCCGCTGCAGACCATATTATTGATCTTGGTCCGGAAGGCGGGGTTCACGGCGGCAGAGTAGTTGCAACCGGGACTCCAAAACAAGTTGCTAAGGTTACGGGCTCATATACTGGACAGGCTTTACGTGCGTACTATTCTGCTTCCACAGTCCAGAGCGCGGTATGA
- a CDS encoding flippase-like domain-containing protein has protein sequence MRRFIHAIIAVIVVVAASVYVFRSVNIHQLIELVVQSNGYLLAATIPVTLYSHLVRALRWRRLLSHNPKSIPLHDAFGAVMIGYAANTVIPRSGELARPLYLSKHTGIPATASVSSVALERILDVVFLLLGVTIASVWFFPSLHGALSQFSLVSFTGTVVIPAAIVLILITSVAFTSTVPSCILKISYRIHKRFAVQVRRWLQGIADGVSVLNRQRAWPAVLLESLWMWLIYPIPLLLVLWSLNLPVPSVGYPDAFIILVIITIGITVAPTPGAIGVYHGFAQSALVTLYGVTPAHGLSFAVIAWMMNYGVSLIVGGIWFLSDKLWLKSKPL, from the coding sequence ATGAGGCGCTTCATCCATGCAATCATAGCCGTTATCGTTGTTGTAGCAGCCTCAGTCTATGTTTTTCGCTCAGTAAATATCCACCAGCTCATTGAACTTGTAGTACAAAGCAACGGTTATCTTTTGGCAGCCACCATTCCGGTAACCCTGTATTCACACCTTGTACGCGCACTCCGGTGGCGCAGACTTCTGAGCCACAACCCCAAGAGTATTCCGTTACATGATGCCTTTGGAGCCGTCATGATTGGTTATGCAGCCAACACCGTGATCCCGCGAAGCGGTGAACTTGCACGCCCGCTCTACCTTTCAAAACACACAGGCATTCCCGCCACCGCCTCGGTAAGCAGCGTTGCCCTGGAGCGGATACTTGACGTAGTATTTCTGCTCCTTGGAGTGACTATTGCGTCGGTATGGTTTTTCCCGTCGCTTCACGGGGCTCTTTCGCAGTTCAGCCTGGTCTCATTTACGGGTACAGTAGTAATCCCGGCAGCAATTGTGCTGATTCTCATTACTTCTGTAGCATTCACGAGCACCGTTCCATCCTGTATTCTTAAAATATCGTACAGAATTCATAAACGCTTTGCCGTACAAGTACGCCGATGGTTACAGGGAATTGCCGATGGCGTTAGTGTCTTGAACAGACAACGCGCATGGCCGGCTGTATTACTTGAATCACTGTGGATGTGGCTGATTTATCCTATTCCGCTGCTTCTTGTTCTCTGGTCACTTAATTTACCGGTACCGTCCGTAGGCTATCCCGATGCTTTCATCATTCTGGTTATCATCACGATTGGGATTACAGTTGCGCCTACCCCCGGTGCTATTGGTGTGTACCATGGTTTTGCGCAGTCAGCCTTGGTTACCCTCTATGGCGTTACCCCGGCTCACGGGTTAAGTTTTGCAGTTATTGCCTGGATGATGAATTACGGCGTTTCATTAATTGTTGGTGGAATTTGGTTCCTTTCAGATAAATTGTGGCTTAAATCTAAACCACTGTAA
- a CDS encoding NAD(P)/FAD-dependent oxidoreductase translates to MSVTTDVIVIGAGPCGLFAVFEAGLLKWQCHVFDYLPVPGGQCAEIYPKKPIYDIPGHPEILAGDLIDKLLQQCVPFKPTFTLGERVDELEKLESGLFRVRTSLGTEAIGKTVILAGGLGCFEPRKPQLDRLAFFEGQGVEYIIKDPDIYAGKHVLIAGGGDSAVDWAHALANSSASVTLVHRSQSFRAAPDSVEKVLALAEAGKLSIITNANITSLIGADRLSGVMVTDNNGTSTQYNVDHFIPLFGLSPKLGPIAEWGLAIDKNAVSVDPTTFQTSVEGIYAIGDIAEYQNKIRLILCGFHEATMALNVEYQRQHPDKKHIVKHTSVTGITGLA, encoded by the coding sequence ATGTCAGTTACAACCGACGTAATAGTTATCGGAGCCGGCCCATGTGGTCTGTTTGCTGTATTCGAAGCAGGATTGCTTAAGTGGCAGTGCCATGTGTTTGATTATTTACCGGTTCCGGGCGGACAGTGCGCAGAGATCTATCCCAAGAAACCCATCTATGACATACCCGGACACCCTGAAATTTTAGCAGGCGACCTGATTGATAAACTTTTACAGCAATGCGTGCCCTTTAAACCAACATTTACACTGGGCGAACGCGTTGATGAACTTGAAAAACTTGAGTCAGGTTTATTCAGGGTTCGAACTTCGCTGGGTACCGAAGCAATAGGGAAGACTGTTATTCTGGCAGGGGGCTTGGGTTGCTTTGAACCCCGAAAACCTCAACTGGACCGGCTTGCTTTTTTTGAAGGACAAGGGGTTGAATACATTATTAAAGATCCGGATATTTACGCGGGCAAACATGTACTGATTGCAGGCGGGGGAGATTCGGCTGTTGATTGGGCGCATGCCTTAGCAAACTCTTCCGCATCCGTTACTCTTGTCCATCGTAGTCAGTCATTCCGCGCTGCTCCCGACAGTGTTGAGAAAGTCCTCGCCCTGGCTGAAGCCGGTAAATTGTCAATTATTACTAATGCGAATATTACATCACTCATTGGAGCAGACAGACTTTCGGGAGTAATGGTAACCGATAATAATGGTACATCAACACAGTACAATGTTGACCATTTCATCCCGCTATTTGGCTTGAGCCCGAAGCTCGGGCCCATAGCCGAATGGGGACTTGCAATTGATAAAAATGCTGTCAGTGTGGATCCAACAACGTTCCAGACATCCGTCGAGGGCATTTATGCCATCGGAGATATTGCGGAATATCAGAATAAAATCAGACTGATACTATGCGGATTTCATGAAGCAACGATGGCTCTGAATGTTGAGTACCAGCGTCAGCATCCCGACAAGAAACATATCGTAAAGCACACCTCTGTTACCGGTATAACCGGTCTTGCTTAA